One window of Amaranthus tricolor cultivar Red isolate AtriRed21 chromosome 11, ASM2621246v1, whole genome shotgun sequence genomic DNA carries:
- the LOC130827700 gene encoding mediator of RNA polymerase II transcription subunit 33A-like isoform X1: MAETLPVWDTVIELTKSSRDPMLWAMQLGSTLNSAGLTLPSVELSHLLVSQICLNKNNYLIWKFLDMALDLKFVPSMLVLAMLSTRVLSSRRSNPAAYRLYMELLKRYGSSFASLLHERHHEKILNSIDEALHLSDVFGIEASDPAVLLLLVVFSNVWQLVDATLDDERLLEFTPDKSSRWLTTIQDIEIDDNGHFLENRSEHREAMLKSNTSMAFEMIVESLQSKVTLQIFFLVRQNMPLIWKDFYQHLQLLASESSALRCSNRTTPEVFSQMVSDACKHQWQSKTSLQHLFHDVMDAGCYVPSAVQCHGVSHSSLWLPIDLFLEDAMEGVVVSPNSAIDSLTGMVKSLQALYNTTWYDAFLGLWIANLRLVQRERNACEGPVARRDTCLCMLLSITPLVLLNLIEDENMEPEFTQGENKQSSMSRRHELVSSLQQLGEYESLLTPPPSISSIANQAAIKAILYLSGLSNSTGYFDSVNVCDVPINCAGNLRHLIVEACIARNLLDNSAYAWPGYVNALVNQKPRVSGQVTGWSSLMKGSPLTSALVNALVSSPASSLAEVERMYEIAINGSDDEKISAATVLCGSSLLRGWNVQEHTVQFILRLLSPSMPAEYSGSESHLINYGPFLNVLLVGIATLDIVQIFSLHGLVPHLAGALMPICEAFGSCPPKILWTRTTGEELNAQAVFSNAFTLLLKLWTFDRTHIDQALGDMPSVASQLSPEYLLLVRNSQLESLANTTIDQNRGQRFYKLLSAPFTEPIFMDSFPRLKCWYGQHQACIASPLSGLRPGSPVHQIVEDLLNMLFKKMNRGTTSGSSSSSGEEAVLRLQLPAWDILEALPFVLDAALTACAHDKLSPRDLATGLKDLADFFPASLASILSYFTAEVTRGVWKPASMNGTDWPSPAANLSLVEQQINELLAATGIDVPSLATVGSSIPTLPLPLAALLSLTITYKIDKANERYLNLVGKGVVLLAARCPWPCMPIVSALWAQKAKRWSDFLVFAASRSVFNLNNDAVVQLLRSCFSSVLGFNASSRCRNEGVGALLGHGLVSRCSNGMPPVAPGMFYLHVSPFIRNITLVAEEVLSILMTSVKGIAIGGLSPERLRKLKKVKSGMRYSQVSLASAMRRVKLAASVGASFLSISGGSNLLQTLLKEILPSWLISNQRSDDIGEPGGVIAILSGYALAYLVVLYGLFAWGIDTASSGSKYRSKVLASHLEFMVTALEGNISLGCDLATWQAYVSGFLGLLVRCIPSWLQEIDVNILKSLSKGLRQCNEEELAIALMGVSGVHAMGAAAELIGQSAQ; this comes from the exons ATGGCGGAAACTCTGCCAGTTTGGGATACTGTAATTGAGCTCACAAAGTCATCGCGTGACCCCATGCTTTGGGCGATGCAACTCGGTTCCACTCTTAACTCAGCTGGGTTAACTCTACCCTCAGTAGAATTGTCTCATCTACTGGTATCTCAAATTTGcttaaataagaataattatctTATTTGGAAGTTTCTCGACATGGCTTTGGATCTCAAATTTGTTCCTTCTATGCTCGTCCTGGCGATGCTCTCCACCAG GGTTTTGTCAAGTAGACGTTCGAATCCTGCCGCTTATAGACTTTACATGGAACTTCTTAAAAGATACGGTTCTTCTTTTGCATCTTTACTGCATGAACGCCACCATGAGAA AATTTTGAACTCTATAGATGAGGCATTACATCTCTCAGATGTTTTTGGAATTGAAGCTTCTGATCCTGCTGTTCTTTTACTGCTTGTTGTTTTTTCAAATGTGTGGCAGTTGGTTGATGCAACTTTGGATGATGAAAGATTGTTGGAATTTACTCCAGATAAGAGTTCTAGATGGCTGACTACAATACAGGATATAGAAATTGATGATAATGGCCACTTTCTGGAAAATAGATCAGAGCACCGAGAGGCAATGCTTAAATCAAATACCTCGATGGCTTTCGAAATGATAGTAGAATCTTTGCAGAGTAAAGTAACATTGCAGATTTTTTTCTTAGTGCGTCAAAATAT GCCCTTGATTTGGAAAGACTTCTATCAACATTTACAACTGCTTGCGTCAGAATCATCAGCCTTAAGGTGTTCCAATCGAACAACTCCAGAAGTCTTTTCACAAATGGTTTCTGATGCATGCAAACACCAGTGGCAAAGTAAAACTAGCCTACAGCACCTGTTTCATGATGTAATGGATGCTGGATGCTATGTACCATCTGCTGTTCAATGTCATGGTGTAAGTCATTCTTCTCTCTGGCTCCCAATCGATTTGTTTCTAGAAGATGCCATGGAGGGAGTAGTAGTGTCTCCGAATAGTGCCATAGATTCACTTACTG GCATGGTTAAATCACTCCAAGCACTTTACAATACAACATGGTATGACGCCTTCCTTGGCCTATGGATTGCAAATTTACGCCTTGTTCAAAGG GAGAGGAATGCTTGTGAAGGTCCTGTAGCTCGCCGCGACACTTGCTTGTGCATGTTATTATCAATTACACCTCTTGTGCTTCTCAACCTAATTGAAGATGAAAATATGGAGCCTGAGTTTACTCAAGGGGAGAATAAACAGTCTTCTATGAGCCGTCGCCATGAGTTGGTTTCCAGTTTGCAGCAGTTAGGTGAATATGAAAGCTTGCTAACTCCTCCTCCATCTATTTCGTCAATTGCAAATCAGGCTGCTATTAAAGCTATATTGTATCTTTCTGGCCTCAGTAACAGCACTGGATACTTCGATTCTGTTAATGTCTGTGATGTTCCAATTAACTGTG CTGGAAATTTGCGCCATTTGATTGTTGAGGCTTGCATTGCAAGAAATTTGTTGGATAACTCAGCATATGCATGGCCTGGTTATGTGAATGCATTGGTCAATCAAAAACCTCGTGTATCTGGACAAGTTACTGGTTGGTCATCTTTAATGAAAGGTTCCCCTCTTACCTCAGCATTGGTGAATGCTCTGGTTTCCAGTCCTGCCTCTAG TTTAGCAGAGGTAGAAAGAATGTATGAAATTGCAATTAATGGGTCAGATGATGAGAAGATATCAGCTGCTACAGTTCTTTGTGGATCTTCACTTCTCCGTGGTTGGAATGTACAG gAGCACACAGTTCAATTTATTCTAAGGTTGCTGTCACCTTCCATGCCAGCAGAATATTCTGGAAGTGAGAGTCATTTGATTAATTATGGACCTTTCCTGAATGTACTTCTTGTTGGAATAGCAACATTGGACATAGTACAGATCTTTTCACTCCATGGTTTG GTTCCACATCTTGCTGGAGCATTGATGCCAATCTGTGAGGCTTTTGGCTCTTGTCCACCAAAGATCTTGTGGACCCGTACAACAGGGGAGGAATTAAACGCTCAAGCAGTGTTCTCTAATGCATTTACTCTTCTTTTAAAGTTATGGACTTTTGACCGTACTCATATTGATCAAGCCTTGGGTGATATGCCATCTGTGGCGTCCCAGCTAAGTCCAGAGTACCTTCTTCTAGTGAGAAACAGCCAATTAGAATCTCTAGCCAATACAACGATTGATCAGAATAGAGGCCAGAGATTTTACAAATTGCTCTCTGCCCCCTTCACAGAACCCATTTTTATGGATTCTTTTCCCAGATTAAAATGTTGGTATGGACAGCATCAGGCTTGCATTGCCTCCCCGCTTTCTGGTCTTAGGCCAGGTTCCCCTGTTCATCAAATTGTTGAGGATCTCTTGAATATGCTTTTCAAAAAAATGAATAGAGGCACAACTTCTGGTAGTAGCAGTTCATCTGGTGAAGAGGCAGTTCTACGGCTGCAGCTACCTGCGTGGGATATTCTAGAAGCTCTTCCCTTTGTATTGGATGCAGCTTTAACAGCATGTGCCCATGATAAATTATCTCCACGTGATTTAGCAACAG GGCTGAAGGATCTTGCTGATTTTTTCCCAGCTTCACTAGCAAGCATATTAAGCTATTTTACAGCTGAAGTAACTAGAGGCGTTTGGAAACCAGCTTCTATGAATGGAACTGATTGGCCAAGTCCTGCGGCTAATTTATCCTTGGttgaacaacaaataaatgaaCTTCTGGCTGCCACTGGCATCGATGTCCCCAGTTTGGCTACAG TGGGTAGCTCTATTCCTACGCTTCCACTACCATTAGCTGCGCTGCTGAGTCTAACCATAACCTACAAAATTGACAAGGCCAATGAACGTTATTTGAACTTGGTTGGTAAGGGAGTGGTTTTACTGGCAGCTCGCTGTCCTTGGCCCTGCATGCCTATCGTATCAGCTCTCTGGGCCCAAAAGGCCAAGCGCTGGAGTGACTTCCTTGTCTTTGCGGCGTCACGCTCTGTCTTCAACCTCAACAATGATGCTGTTGTGCAGCTTCTAAGGAGCTGTTTTTCCTCTGTCCTGGGGTTTAATGCTTCCTCTAGATGTAGGAATGAAGGTGTAGGTGCTCTTCTTGGCCATGGTTTGGTTTCCCGTTGCTCCAATGGAATGCCCCCAGTTGCCCCTGGTATGTTCTATCTCCATGTATCTCCGTTCATTAGGAACATCACTTTAGTGGCAGAAGAAGTTCTCTCAATTCTGATGACGTCAGTGAAAGGTATTGCCATTGGTGGCTTATCTCCCGAGAGACTCCGGAAATTGAAAAAAGTCAAGTCTGGAATGCGATACAGTCAGGTATCTCTCGCTTCTGCGATGAGACGTGTCAAACTTGCTGCTTCCGTCGGGGCTTCATTTCTCTCGATATCTGGTGGGTCAAATCTGCTGCAAACATTGCTTAAAGAGATCTTGCCTTCATGGTTAATTTCAAATCAGAGATCAGATGACATAGGAGAACCAGGGGGCGTTATTGCCATATTAAGTGGCTATGCATTAGCTTACTTAGTCGTGCTTTACGGACTATTTGCTTGGGGAATCGATACAGCATCATCCGGTTCAAAATACCGATCCAAGGTCCTAGCTTCTCATCTTGAATTTATGGTTACTGCTCTTGAAGGAAATATCTCCCTTGGATGCGATTTGGCTACTTGGCAGGCTTATGTTTCAGGTTTTTTGGGCTTGTTGGTTCGGTGTATCCCTTCATGGTTGCAGGAAATTGACGTGAATATATTAAAGAGCCTGAGTAAGGGTTTGCGGCAGTGTAATGAAGAGGAATTGGCGATTGCATTGATGGGTGTTAGTGGCGTACATGCAATGGGTGCGGCTGCTGAGCTTATAGGTCAGAGTGCTCAATAG
- the LOC130826687 gene encoding transmembrane 9 superfamily member 7-like produces the protein MTSTSSFPRQIPEQAWYMKPIFSILIGGILPFGAVFIELFFILTSIWLNQFYYIFGFLFIVFVILIITCAEITIVLCYFQLCSEDYNWWWRSYLTAGSSTLYLFLYSISYFFTKLEITKLVSGILYFGYMLIGSYAFFVLTGTMGFYACFWFVRKIYSSVKID, from the exons ATGACTTCGACGTCTTCTTT cccAAGGCAAATTCCCGAGCAGGCATGGTACATGAAGCCCATCTTCTCAATTCTAATCGGAGGAATCCTTCCTTTTGGAGCTGTTTTCATTGAACTTTTCTTTATACTGACATCCATATGGCTAAACCAGTTTTACTACATATTCGGCTTCCTTTTCATCGTCTTCGTCATCTTGATCATCACCTGTGCTGAAATAACAATCGTCCTTTGCTACTTCCAGTTGTGCAGTGAAGATTATAATTGGTGGTGGAGATCATACTTGACCGCTGGTTCCTCAACCCTATACCTATTCTTATACTCTATTTCCTATTTCTTCACCAAGCTGGAAATCACAAAGCTGGTTTCTGGGATCCTTTACTTCGGGTACATGTTAATCGGCTCATACGCATTCTTTGTATTGACCGGCACAATGGGCTTTTACGCTTGCTTCTGGTTTGTGAGAAAGATCTACTCTTCCGTGAAGATCGACTAG
- the LOC130827699 gene encoding protein TIC 22, chloroplastic, producing MDSPAPLNNPLSTFIHQLGTELTTRLNDGRRLAGNLISTLSTAAPRRRINLPLPLSLPFASIGQAKQINGVALSTDNVAKTLAGTSVYTVSNDNNEFVLISDPINGTKSIGLLCFRKEDAEAFLAQAQLRRKELRSQAKVVPISLDQVYMLKVEGIAFRFLPDPVQIKNALDLKASETKRGFDGVPVFQSEVLVVKRKNKHYCPIYFRKEDLEKELFLKTSRGRGSHNIVVGSLEDILKKMEISEKNSGWDDFIFIPPGKSHTQHIQEVTKA from the exons ATGGACTCTCCAGCACCTTTAAACAATCCACTCTCGACATTTATCCACCAACTCGGTACCGAACTCACCACTAGACTCAACGACGGCCGTCGACTTGCCGGGAACCTAATTTCCACCCTCTCTACGGCGGCGCCTCGTCGGAGAATTAACCTTCCTCTTCCCCTCTCTTTGCCATTTGCTTCCATTGGACAAGCTAAGCAAATTAATGGCGTCGCTTTGAGCACCGATAATGTCGCTAAAACCCTAGCTGGAACTTCTGTATACACAGTTAGCAATGATAATAATGAATTCGTGCTGATTTCTGATCCTATTAATGGCACTAAGTCTATTGGATTATTGTGTTTCCGTAAAGAGGATGCTGAGGCCTTTCTTGCTCAG GCTCAGTTGAGGAGGAAGGAGCTGCGGAGTCAGGCTAAAGTTGTTCCAATCAGTCTAGACCAA GTGTACATGTTAAAGGTTGAAGGAATTGCTTTCCGCTTCTTGCCTGATCCGGTACAAATCAAGAATGCTTTAGAT TTGAAAGCGTCAGAGACAAAACGTGGGTTTGATGGCGTTCCTGTGTTTCAG TCAGAAGTTTTAGTGGTAAAGAGGAAAAATAAGCATTATTGTCCAATATATTTCCGGAAG GAAGATTTAGAGAAAGAACTGTTTTTGAAGACATCGCGAGGCCGGGGTTCTCATAATATAGTG GTCGGGAGTTTAGAAGATATTTTGAAGAAAATGGAG ATAAGTGAAAAGAATTCTGGCTGGGATGATTTCATATTTATTCCACCAGGTAAAAGCCATACTCAACATATTCAAGAGGTGACCAAGGCGTGA
- the LOC130827702 gene encoding uncharacterized protein LOC130827702 encodes MMLLTMERRNIHLIFLIATFLSMISKSNGQFRPSPTTRLPTFPALRPLCLSQFTLVNHACSVLPYSPMSSSPPKPPSSPPPSPPAPSVGAQSPCSPTNTSRRHRHHHRHRSNNTSNNESHLSVAEDECCRWLKEVDTQCVCDLLVRLPVFLAKPAHDYTVVVTDDCSVTYHCLGRVIT; translated from the coding sequence ATGATGTTGCTAACAATGGAGAGAAGAAATATTCATCTTATTTTTCTCATAGCTACATTTCTATCAATGATATCCAAATCAAACGGTCAATTTAGACCATCACCTACAACGCGACTCCCAACATTCCCTGCCCTACGTCCACTATGCTTGTCACAATTTACGCTAGTTAACCATGCATGTTCTGTGCTTCCTTATTCGCCAATGTCGTCATCCCCTCCTAAGCCACCATCTTCGCCTCCACCTTCACCTCCCGCTCCAAGTGTGGGTGCACAATCCCCATGCTCCCCGACAAATACGAGTCGTAGGCACAGGCATCACCACCGACACAGAAGTAACAACACCAGCAATAATGAGTCACATCTTAGTGTTGCGGAAGATGAATGTTGTCGTTGGTTGAAAGAAGTAGATACTCAATGTGTTTGTGATTTGCTTGTTCGTTTGCCAGTTTTCTTGGCTAAACCTGCTCATGATTATACGGTGGTTGTCACTGATGATTGTAGTGTTACGTATCATTGCCTAGGACGGGTTATAACGTGA
- the LOC130827700 gene encoding mediator of RNA polymerase II transcription subunit 33A-like isoform X2, with protein sequence MLKSNTSMAFEMIVESLQSKVTLQIFFLVRQNMPLIWKDFYQHLQLLASESSALRCSNRTTPEVFSQMVSDACKHQWQSKTSLQHLFHDVMDAGCYVPSAVQCHGVSHSSLWLPIDLFLEDAMEGVVVSPNSAIDSLTGMVKSLQALYNTTWYDAFLGLWIANLRLVQRERNACEGPVARRDTCLCMLLSITPLVLLNLIEDENMEPEFTQGENKQSSMSRRHELVSSLQQLGEYESLLTPPPSISSIANQAAIKAILYLSGLSNSTGYFDSVNVCDVPINCAGNLRHLIVEACIARNLLDNSAYAWPGYVNALVNQKPRVSGQVTGWSSLMKGSPLTSALVNALVSSPASSLAEVERMYEIAINGSDDEKISAATVLCGSSLLRGWNVQEHTVQFILRLLSPSMPAEYSGSESHLINYGPFLNVLLVGIATLDIVQIFSLHGLVPHLAGALMPICEAFGSCPPKILWTRTTGEELNAQAVFSNAFTLLLKLWTFDRTHIDQALGDMPSVASQLSPEYLLLVRNSQLESLANTTIDQNRGQRFYKLLSAPFTEPIFMDSFPRLKCWYGQHQACIASPLSGLRPGSPVHQIVEDLLNMLFKKMNRGTTSGSSSSSGEEAVLRLQLPAWDILEALPFVLDAALTACAHDKLSPRDLATGLKDLADFFPASLASILSYFTAEVTRGVWKPASMNGTDWPSPAANLSLVEQQINELLAATGIDVPSLATVGSSIPTLPLPLAALLSLTITYKIDKANERYLNLVGKGVVLLAARCPWPCMPIVSALWAQKAKRWSDFLVFAASRSVFNLNNDAVVQLLRSCFSSVLGFNASSRCRNEGVGALLGHGLVSRCSNGMPPVAPGMFYLHVSPFIRNITLVAEEVLSILMTSVKGIAIGGLSPERLRKLKKVKSGMRYSQVSLASAMRRVKLAASVGASFLSISGGSNLLQTLLKEILPSWLISNQRSDDIGEPGGVIAILSGYALAYLVVLYGLFAWGIDTASSGSKYRSKVLASHLEFMVTALEGNISLGCDLATWQAYVSGFLGLLVRCIPSWLQEIDVNILKSLSKGLRQCNEEELAIALMGVSGVHAMGAAAELIGQSAQ encoded by the exons ATGCTTAAATCAAATACCTCGATGGCTTTCGAAATGATAGTAGAATCTTTGCAGAGTAAAGTAACATTGCAGATTTTTTTCTTAGTGCGTCAAAATAT GCCCTTGATTTGGAAAGACTTCTATCAACATTTACAACTGCTTGCGTCAGAATCATCAGCCTTAAGGTGTTCCAATCGAACAACTCCAGAAGTCTTTTCACAAATGGTTTCTGATGCATGCAAACACCAGTGGCAAAGTAAAACTAGCCTACAGCACCTGTTTCATGATGTAATGGATGCTGGATGCTATGTACCATCTGCTGTTCAATGTCATGGTGTAAGTCATTCTTCTCTCTGGCTCCCAATCGATTTGTTTCTAGAAGATGCCATGGAGGGAGTAGTAGTGTCTCCGAATAGTGCCATAGATTCACTTACTG GCATGGTTAAATCACTCCAAGCACTTTACAATACAACATGGTATGACGCCTTCCTTGGCCTATGGATTGCAAATTTACGCCTTGTTCAAAGG GAGAGGAATGCTTGTGAAGGTCCTGTAGCTCGCCGCGACACTTGCTTGTGCATGTTATTATCAATTACACCTCTTGTGCTTCTCAACCTAATTGAAGATGAAAATATGGAGCCTGAGTTTACTCAAGGGGAGAATAAACAGTCTTCTATGAGCCGTCGCCATGAGTTGGTTTCCAGTTTGCAGCAGTTAGGTGAATATGAAAGCTTGCTAACTCCTCCTCCATCTATTTCGTCAATTGCAAATCAGGCTGCTATTAAAGCTATATTGTATCTTTCTGGCCTCAGTAACAGCACTGGATACTTCGATTCTGTTAATGTCTGTGATGTTCCAATTAACTGTG CTGGAAATTTGCGCCATTTGATTGTTGAGGCTTGCATTGCAAGAAATTTGTTGGATAACTCAGCATATGCATGGCCTGGTTATGTGAATGCATTGGTCAATCAAAAACCTCGTGTATCTGGACAAGTTACTGGTTGGTCATCTTTAATGAAAGGTTCCCCTCTTACCTCAGCATTGGTGAATGCTCTGGTTTCCAGTCCTGCCTCTAG TTTAGCAGAGGTAGAAAGAATGTATGAAATTGCAATTAATGGGTCAGATGATGAGAAGATATCAGCTGCTACAGTTCTTTGTGGATCTTCACTTCTCCGTGGTTGGAATGTACAG gAGCACACAGTTCAATTTATTCTAAGGTTGCTGTCACCTTCCATGCCAGCAGAATATTCTGGAAGTGAGAGTCATTTGATTAATTATGGACCTTTCCTGAATGTACTTCTTGTTGGAATAGCAACATTGGACATAGTACAGATCTTTTCACTCCATGGTTTG GTTCCACATCTTGCTGGAGCATTGATGCCAATCTGTGAGGCTTTTGGCTCTTGTCCACCAAAGATCTTGTGGACCCGTACAACAGGGGAGGAATTAAACGCTCAAGCAGTGTTCTCTAATGCATTTACTCTTCTTTTAAAGTTATGGACTTTTGACCGTACTCATATTGATCAAGCCTTGGGTGATATGCCATCTGTGGCGTCCCAGCTAAGTCCAGAGTACCTTCTTCTAGTGAGAAACAGCCAATTAGAATCTCTAGCCAATACAACGATTGATCAGAATAGAGGCCAGAGATTTTACAAATTGCTCTCTGCCCCCTTCACAGAACCCATTTTTATGGATTCTTTTCCCAGATTAAAATGTTGGTATGGACAGCATCAGGCTTGCATTGCCTCCCCGCTTTCTGGTCTTAGGCCAGGTTCCCCTGTTCATCAAATTGTTGAGGATCTCTTGAATATGCTTTTCAAAAAAATGAATAGAGGCACAACTTCTGGTAGTAGCAGTTCATCTGGTGAAGAGGCAGTTCTACGGCTGCAGCTACCTGCGTGGGATATTCTAGAAGCTCTTCCCTTTGTATTGGATGCAGCTTTAACAGCATGTGCCCATGATAAATTATCTCCACGTGATTTAGCAACAG GGCTGAAGGATCTTGCTGATTTTTTCCCAGCTTCACTAGCAAGCATATTAAGCTATTTTACAGCTGAAGTAACTAGAGGCGTTTGGAAACCAGCTTCTATGAATGGAACTGATTGGCCAAGTCCTGCGGCTAATTTATCCTTGGttgaacaacaaataaatgaaCTTCTGGCTGCCACTGGCATCGATGTCCCCAGTTTGGCTACAG TGGGTAGCTCTATTCCTACGCTTCCACTACCATTAGCTGCGCTGCTGAGTCTAACCATAACCTACAAAATTGACAAGGCCAATGAACGTTATTTGAACTTGGTTGGTAAGGGAGTGGTTTTACTGGCAGCTCGCTGTCCTTGGCCCTGCATGCCTATCGTATCAGCTCTCTGGGCCCAAAAGGCCAAGCGCTGGAGTGACTTCCTTGTCTTTGCGGCGTCACGCTCTGTCTTCAACCTCAACAATGATGCTGTTGTGCAGCTTCTAAGGAGCTGTTTTTCCTCTGTCCTGGGGTTTAATGCTTCCTCTAGATGTAGGAATGAAGGTGTAGGTGCTCTTCTTGGCCATGGTTTGGTTTCCCGTTGCTCCAATGGAATGCCCCCAGTTGCCCCTGGTATGTTCTATCTCCATGTATCTCCGTTCATTAGGAACATCACTTTAGTGGCAGAAGAAGTTCTCTCAATTCTGATGACGTCAGTGAAAGGTATTGCCATTGGTGGCTTATCTCCCGAGAGACTCCGGAAATTGAAAAAAGTCAAGTCTGGAATGCGATACAGTCAGGTATCTCTCGCTTCTGCGATGAGACGTGTCAAACTTGCTGCTTCCGTCGGGGCTTCATTTCTCTCGATATCTGGTGGGTCAAATCTGCTGCAAACATTGCTTAAAGAGATCTTGCCTTCATGGTTAATTTCAAATCAGAGATCAGATGACATAGGAGAACCAGGGGGCGTTATTGCCATATTAAGTGGCTATGCATTAGCTTACTTAGTCGTGCTTTACGGACTATTTGCTTGGGGAATCGATACAGCATCATCCGGTTCAAAATACCGATCCAAGGTCCTAGCTTCTCATCTTGAATTTATGGTTACTGCTCTTGAAGGAAATATCTCCCTTGGATGCGATTTGGCTACTTGGCAGGCTTATGTTTCAGGTTTTTTGGGCTTGTTGGTTCGGTGTATCCCTTCATGGTTGCAGGAAATTGACGTGAATATATTAAAGAGCCTGAGTAAGGGTTTGCGGCAGTGTAATGAAGAGGAATTGGCGATTGCATTGATGGGTGTTAGTGGCGTACATGCAATGGGTGCGGCTGCTGAGCTTATAGGTCAGAGTGCTCAATAG